The segment TCTGCTTCGCGCCGATCCACCATCCTGCACTGCGCTTCGCCGCGGCACCACGCAAAGAGATCGGCATCCCGACGGTGTTCAACGTGCTGGGGCCACTGACCAACCCCGGCCGCCCGCGCGCAGGCCTGATCGGCTGCGCGTTCGAGAGTCTGGCTCCCGTGATGGCCGACGTGTTCGCCGGACGTGGTAGCTCGGTCCTGGTCGTCCGCGGCGACGACGGACTGGACGAGATCACCCTGTCCACCACCACGACCGTGCACGTGGTGTCCGGTGGCTCGGTGACCGTCGAGACGATCGACCCCCTCGATTACGGCATCGCCCGAGCGCCCATCGAAGCTCTCAGAGGCGGAGACGCAGAATTCAACGCGGCCGTGGCGCACCGCGTGTTCGCCGGTGAACACGGCCCCGTCCGCGACGCAGTACTGCTCAATGCCGCCGCAGCGATGGCAGCGCACCACGGCGTGTCCGACGACCTCCACGCCCGGATCGAAGCCGGATTGGCCACTGCCGCAAAGGCAGTCGATTCAGGCGCGGCAGCACGGTTACTCGCCGACTGGGGTCGATGCACCACCGAACTCGCCGACTGACACCTCTCCGACCGACACAGAGCGCGCCTACTCGCCTATCGAGAACCCCGCATCGACATCGGAACTCGAATAGGACTGGAACGCAATGTGAGTGGTGGTGCTGCGCACACCCCGAACGCGATTGATGTGCTTGGTGATGACCTCTGCGATCGAAGCATGATCGCGAACCTTGACGATGGCGATCAAATCGACATCCCCAGCACACGAATAGACCTCCGACACCCCGTCGACATCGGCTACGGCCTGCGCCGCCTCCGGAATCAAGTCGGCCTCGGCGTCGATCAAGACGATGGCATTGATCATCTGTGCTCCTCAAGCATCTCGAGCTCGGTGTCCGACGCGAGCTACCCCCCCCAGACCCTAGTGGCTGCCATGCCGCGAGAGTCCTTCCGCAGGCTCCACTCCTGCCCTAATTTGTCGTTCCGCAGGCTCCACTCCTGCCCTAATTTGTCGTTCCGCAGGCTCCACTCCTGCCCTCGCTGCTTCTCTCGCCGTCCGACACCACGACTCCCACGAACCCGCCGACCGTGCCGGGCTGCAGTACCCACTGCTCGTACGGACGATCCGGACTCCGTCCGTGCGCAGCCAGGCCGCGATCAGTCCCACTTCCTCCGGCGGCGCGCCGCGCAGCGGGGTCGTATCGGGCAGCACCGTTTCGGCCGACGCGGTGATGGCGTCGACAACGGGCATCGGATGCACCCCGCGCGGTGCGACGGCAGCGCCGGCCAGACGGCCGAAGCGCACCACGATCAACTCCCACCCGCCGTCGGCCGTCCGCTTCGCCGCAACGAGTTCGGCAATGGCGGCCACCGCTGCCGATCGGTGCATCCTGCGCAGTGCATCGACGGTGATCGCGATTCGATCGCGCAGACGAGCAGCCGTCTCGTACAGCTCCTTGTCCGCGAGCTCGGCGACGCGGCGGCGCATGGAATAGAGAACGGCGTCGTCCTGACCGCACACGAGCGCGAGAAACTGCGTCGGGGCATCCGAGTACTCGTCGGCCGTCAACGGGCCGGACAGAGCCGCAGGGCAGCCTCCGACGTCGGTTGCCGGGCAGTGGTCACCGTGACGGACCGAGCGAGCCAGACGGCGTGTACACGTTCGTAGGCGGCAGAACTCCGCGACGAGCGCCGCGGCCTCTGCGGCGTCGCCGCGAACCGAGAACGGTCCGAGACTGTTCGGTGCCGGTGTGCGAACGATCGACAGGCGAGGGAACGCCTCGTCGGTCAGCGTGATCCACCACCCCTTCCGAGGGAACTTCGAGCGGCGGTTGTACGGCGGAACGTGCGCCGAGAGCAGGCGTAGCTCGCGGACCCCGGCCTCGAGCGCGTGCGCACACTCGACGTGGTCGACGCGAGTGGCCAGTGCGACCATCTCCTTCATCCGGCCTCTCGTCTCCGAGCCGGTGAAGTAGTTGCGCACGCGTCGTTTGAGGTTGTTGGACGTACCGACGTACAGGACCTCGTCGGACGGGCCGCGGAACAGATAGACGCCGGGCGTACCGGGAAGATGAGCGGCCAGCCCGCGTTTGGCGCGCTGGCCGGCCGACACCGCGGGTAGGTAGTCGACCAACTCGGCGTAGCTGTGAACCCCCTGATTGCCCACCCGTTCGATGAGGCCGTGCAAGACGTCGACGGTCGCCCGGGCGTCGTCGAGTGCGCGGTGGGTCGGCCTGGTGCCGGATCGGAACAGAGTCGAGAGTGCGGACAGCTTCACCGACGGGGCTTCGTCGCGGGTCAGAACTCGACGAGCCAGCTTGACCGTGCACAGCACCTGAAACCGTGGCCACGCAATGTCGAGACGACTGGCGGCGGCCCTGAGAAATCCCGTGTCGAAGCCGGCGTTGTGTGCCACCAGCACCGAACCTCGGGCGAATTCGAGGAAACCGGGGAGCACCCGCTCGATGCGCGGCGCGCCGATGAGCATCGCCGATGTGATGCCGGTCAGCTCCACGATGTACGGCGGGATGGACCTGCCCGGGTCGATCAGCGTGGCGAACTCAGCGAGAATTTCGCCGCCTCGAACCTTGACTGCCCCGATTTCGGTGATGGCCTCGGTGTCTGCGCTGCCGCCGGTGGTCTCGAGGTCGACGACGACGAACGTGGTCTCGTGCAGCGGGGTATCGAGTTCGTCGAACGTCAGCTGGATGGGCAGGCTCACCGGGACGACGTTAGGGCCGACCTCCGACAAGATCGCGCATCGCGCCCTCGAACGTCGTCGTGTCACGAAACCTGTCGGTGCCCGACGTTATCTTTCACTTCGTCGGTCGATTCGGCCGCCGGAAACCGCAAAGAGACAAGGATCACAATGATCATCGACTGCAGTGACTGCCTGGTCCGTGACATCGCCTGCGCGGACTGCGTCGTGACGGTGCTTCTGGGGGCTCCGGGGATGCCGTCGAGATCGGACGGGCGGTGGGTCGGACCGCCGTCTCGTATCACTCTCGAGCAGGAAGAACTCGGTGCCATGGGTGTGCTCGCCGATGTCGGTCTCGTGCCGACCCTCAAGCTCGTGGTGAACGACGGCGGCACCGCCGAGGTTCCGTTGTTATCGACTCGTGACACACCGGGAGATCAGCGCGCCGGCTAGCGAGAATCGAGCCGAATTTGCTCGCCTCGGCGAGTTGGGGTCGACACGGGGGTATGCCATTTCGTAACCTTCCTGAGACCTTGCGGAGTCTCGCCAATCCAAACCGGAGTGGCGTCGCAAGTCACCGCCTAATCGTTCACTCGCGAGAGTGTTCGTACCGGGAACCCGATATCTACTGGGGTGAATCCCGCTGAGCCACCACACGGTGGCCGGTGGGTAGGGCTGCTCTTCCCAGCCCGAACCCGTCAGCTAACTCGGTCGGCGGACGATAGGAAGAAACGGAGCACCATCTTTCGTGGCGTCACAACTTTCCAACCGATCATTGCGGCGAGTCCTCGTAGCCGGAGCGCTCACGGCAGGCGTGGTCATCCTTCCCGCTGCACCCGCAATGGCGGCCCCCCTCACCATTCCCGGCGTCGGAACCTTCGAGATTCCTGACATCCCGGGCCTCCCTCCCCTCAACATTCCGGGTGCGCCTGCACCGGGTGCGCCGTTGGCACCGCAGGTCACCCCGGCAGCGAAGGCCGTTCAGGCCGCAGAATCCAAGATCGGAGCACCGTACGTGTACGGCGCTTCGGGTCCGGATTCGTTCGACTGCTCGGGCCTCGTTCAGTGGGCGTACAAGCAGGCCGGCATCAGCCTGCCCCGTACGAGCTACGACCAGGCGGCCGCGGGCACCCCGGTCTCGCGCGACAGCCTGGCCCCCGGCGACGTCGTCTCGTTCTACGACGGCTCGCACTCGGGCATCTACGTCGGCAACGGCAATGTCGTGCATGCATCCACGTCCGGTGTGCCGGTCAAGGTTGCTCCGCTTGCCTCGATGCCGTTCGACGGTGCTCGCCGTTACTGATTCGAGCGACCGACGTCAGCTGTGATCGACCGACAGGGTCGAGCCGTGTATCGGCTCGGCCCTGTTCTCGTATCCGGACACGGACCGCGCGACACGCCGGTCCGGTGGACAGGGAAGCATCCAGTTCGTAATCTGATCGAGACCTGGTCGATGTTTACTTTGTGACCTGTCACCTAGAACCCCCATCGATTTCGGACCGTGTTCACGTCCCCGCCAGTAAGAGCATGGGTATGGTTCGTTTTCGGTCTACTTTTCAAACCGTTGCCTCGGACGAGGTGACATGTGTGAGGACGGAGAGTCGCTTTCCGTGGCGATATCGAGATCTA is part of the Rhodococcus sp. SBT000017 genome and harbors:
- the trpD gene encoding anthranilate phosphoribosyltransferase — translated: MTAAISDEQPRTWRRILGALTTHTDLSSADTGWAMDEIMADNASAAQIAAFGVALRMKGPTPAEVSGLAESMLAHAVLVDTDTDAVDVVGTGGDGADTVNISTMAAIVVAASGVRVVKHGNRAASSKSGTTDVLEALGVRVTLGADAVASSVEQVGIGFCFAPIHHPALRFAAAPRKEIGIPTVFNVLGPLTNPGRPRAGLIGCAFESLAPVMADVFAGRGSSVLVVRGDDGLDEITLSTTTTVHVVSGGSVTVETIDPLDYGIARAPIEALRGGDAEFNAAVAHRVFAGEHGPVRDAVLLNAAAAMAAHHGVSDDLHARIEAGLATAAKAVDSGAAARLLADWGRCTTELAD
- a CDS encoding Lrp/AsnC family transcriptional regulator; translated protein: MINAIVLIDAEADLIPEAAQAVADVDGVSEVYSCAGDVDLIAIVKVRDHASIAEVITKHINRVRGVRSTTTHIAFQSYSSSDVDAGFSIGE
- a CDS encoding DEDD exonuclease domain-containing protein, with product MSLPIQLTFDELDTPLHETTFVVVDLETTGGSADTEAITEIGAVKVRGGEILAEFATLIDPGRSIPPYIVELTGITSAMLIGAPRIERVLPGFLEFARGSVLVAHNAGFDTGFLRAAASRLDIAWPRFQVLCTVKLARRVLTRDEAPSVKLSALSTLFRSGTRPTHRALDDARATVDVLHGLIERVGNQGVHSYAELVDYLPAVSAGQRAKRGLAAHLPGTPGVYLFRGPSDEVLYVGTSNNLKRRVRNYFTGSETRGRMKEMVALATRVDHVECAHALEAGVRELRLLSAHVPPYNRRSKFPRKGWWITLTDEAFPRLSIVRTPAPNSLGPFSVRGDAAEAAALVAEFCRLRTCTRRLARSVRHGDHCPATDVGGCPAALSGPLTADEYSDAPTQFLALVCGQDDAVLYSMRRRVAELADKELYETAARLRDRIAITVDALRRMHRSAAVAAIAELVAAKRTADGGWELIVVRFGRLAGAAVAPRGVHPMPVVDAITASAETVLPDTTPLRGAPPEEVGLIAAWLRTDGVRIVRTSSGYCSPARSAGSWESWCRTAREAARAGVEPAERQIRAGVEPAERQIRAGVEPAEGLSRHGSH
- a CDS encoding C40 family peptidase, which codes for MASQLSNRSLRRVLVAGALTAGVVILPAAPAMAAPLTIPGVGTFEIPDIPGLPPLNIPGAPAPGAPLAPQVTPAAKAVQAAESKIGAPYVYGASGPDSFDCSGLVQWAYKQAGISLPRTSYDQAAAGTPVSRDSLAPGDVVSFYDGSHSGIYVGNGNVVHASTSGVPVKVAPLASMPFDGARRY